A single region of the Oncorhynchus keta strain PuntledgeMale-10-30-2019 chromosome 37, Oket_V2, whole genome shotgun sequence genome encodes:
- the LOC118372285 gene encoding neuronal membrane glycoprotein M6-b-like isoform X3 — MGCFECCIKCLGGVPYASLVATILCFSGVALFCGCGHVALTGTLTMLENHFSQITTDHATLTIVIQTMQYVIYGIASFFFVYGIILLAEGFYTTSAVKKELQSQFKTTVCGRCITATFVFLTYILGLAFLGIFGFSAIPVFLFYNMWTTCAAMKSPMANITDPDSICVDVRQYGIIPWNATPGKACGSTLGDICSTSEFYLSFHLYIVACAGAGATLIALIHYLMILSANWAYLRSSCNQNEYQDIKTKDDDVEEGGSKEGLNSSYS, encoded by the exons gTTGCTTCGAATGCTGCATCAAGTGTCTGGGCGGCGTGCCCTACGCCTCGCTGGTGGCCACCATCCTCTGTTTCTCGGGCGTGGCTCTGTTCTGCGGGTGTGGTCACGTGGCGCTGACCGGCACACTGACCATGCTGGAGAATCACTTCTCTCAGATCACCACTGACCACGCCACCCTCACCATCGT GATCCAGACCATGCAGTACGTCATCTACGGCATCGCCTCCTTCTTCTTTGTTTATGGGATCATCCTGCTGGCTGAGGGCTTCTACACCACCAGCGCCGTCAAGAAGGAGCTGCAGAGCCAGTTCAAGACCACCGTGTGTGGCCGCTGCATCACAGCCACG TTTGTGTTCCTTACGTATATCCTGGGCCTGGCCTTCCTGGGGATCTTTGGCTTCTCAGCCATTCCCGTCTTCCTCTTCTACAACATGTGGACTACCTGTGCTGCCATGAAGTCCCCCATGGCCAACATCACCGATCCCGACTCCATCTGTGTGGACGTCAGGCAGTACG GTATTATTCCATGGAATGCGACACCCGGCAAAGCCTGCGGATCTACACTAGGAGACATCTGTAGCACCAGCGAG TTCTACCTGTCTTTCCACCTGTACATTGTTGCGTGTGCTGGGGCAGGTGCCACCCTCATTGCATTG atCCACTATCTGATGATCCTGTCGGCAAACTGGGCCTACCTGAGGAGCTCCTGCAACCAGAACGAGTACCAGGACATCAAGACAAAGGACGACGACGTGGAGGAAGGTGGCTCCAAGGAGGGTCTCAACTCATCTTACTCATAA
- the LOC118372285 gene encoding neuronal membrane glycoprotein M6-b-like isoform X2, protein MDGTKPVMESTTEENQEEREESKGCFECCIKCLGGVPYASLVATILCFSGVALFCGCGHVALTGTLTMLENHFSQITTDHATLTIVIQTMQYVIYGIASFFFVYGIILLAEGFYTTSAVKKELQSQFKTTVCGRCITATFVFLTYILGLAFLGIFGFSAIPVFLFYNMWTTCAAMKSPMANITDPDSICVDVRQYGIIPWNATPGKACGSTLGDICSTSEFYLSFHLYIVACAGAGATLIALLIYVMATTYNYAVLKFMSHGNRRSAKFSEPY, encoded by the exons gTTGCTTCGAATGCTGCATCAAGTGTCTGGGCGGCGTGCCCTACGCCTCGCTGGTGGCCACCATCCTCTGTTTCTCGGGCGTGGCTCTGTTCTGCGGGTGTGGTCACGTGGCGCTGACCGGCACACTGACCATGCTGGAGAATCACTTCTCTCAGATCACCACTGACCACGCCACCCTCACCATCGT GATCCAGACCATGCAGTACGTCATCTACGGCATCGCCTCCTTCTTCTTTGTTTATGGGATCATCCTGCTGGCTGAGGGCTTCTACACCACCAGCGCCGTCAAGAAGGAGCTGCAGAGCCAGTTCAAGACCACCGTGTGTGGCCGCTGCATCACAGCCACG TTTGTGTTCCTTACGTATATCCTGGGCCTGGCCTTCCTGGGGATCTTTGGCTTCTCAGCCATTCCCGTCTTCCTCTTCTACAACATGTGGACTACCTGTGCTGCCATGAAGTCCCCCATGGCCAACATCACCGATCCCGACTCCATCTGTGTGGACGTCAGGCAGTACG GTATTATTCCATGGAATGCGACACCCGGCAAAGCCTGCGGATCTACACTAGGAGACATCTGTAGCACCAGCGAG TTCTACCTGTCTTTCCACCTGTACATTGTTGCGTGTGCTGGGGCAGGTGCCACCCTCATTGCATTG ctGATCTACGTGATGGCCACCACGTATAACTACGCTGTTCTCAAGTTTATGAGCCACGGCAACCGCCGCTCTGCAAAGTTCTCCGAGCCGTATTAG
- the LOC118372285 gene encoding neuronal membrane glycoprotein M6-b-like isoform X1, producing the protein MDGTKPVMESTTEENQEEREESKGCFECCIKCLGGVPYASLVATILCFSGVALFCGCGHVALTGTLTMLENHFSQITTDHATLTIVIQTMQYVIYGIASFFFVYGIILLAEGFYTTSAVKKELQSQFKTTVCGRCITATFVFLTYILGLAFLGIFGFSAIPVFLFYNMWTTCAAMKSPMANITDPDSICVDVRQYGIIPWNATPGKACGSTLGDICSTSEFYLSFHLYIVACAGAGATLIALIHYLMILSANWAYLRSSCNQNEYQDIKTKDDDVEEGGSKEGLNSSYS; encoded by the exons gTTGCTTCGAATGCTGCATCAAGTGTCTGGGCGGCGTGCCCTACGCCTCGCTGGTGGCCACCATCCTCTGTTTCTCGGGCGTGGCTCTGTTCTGCGGGTGTGGTCACGTGGCGCTGACCGGCACACTGACCATGCTGGAGAATCACTTCTCTCAGATCACCACTGACCACGCCACCCTCACCATCGT GATCCAGACCATGCAGTACGTCATCTACGGCATCGCCTCCTTCTTCTTTGTTTATGGGATCATCCTGCTGGCTGAGGGCTTCTACACCACCAGCGCCGTCAAGAAGGAGCTGCAGAGCCAGTTCAAGACCACCGTGTGTGGCCGCTGCATCACAGCCACG TTTGTGTTCCTTACGTATATCCTGGGCCTGGCCTTCCTGGGGATCTTTGGCTTCTCAGCCATTCCCGTCTTCCTCTTCTACAACATGTGGACTACCTGTGCTGCCATGAAGTCCCCCATGGCCAACATCACCGATCCCGACTCCATCTGTGTGGACGTCAGGCAGTACG GTATTATTCCATGGAATGCGACACCCGGCAAAGCCTGCGGATCTACACTAGGAGACATCTGTAGCACCAGCGAG TTCTACCTGTCTTTCCACCTGTACATTGTTGCGTGTGCTGGGGCAGGTGCCACCCTCATTGCATTG atCCACTATCTGATGATCCTGTCGGCAAACTGGGCCTACCTGAGGAGCTCCTGCAACCAGAACGAGTACCAGGACATCAAGACAAAGGACGACGACGTGGAGGAAGGTGGCTCCAAGGAGGGTCTCAACTCATCTTACTCATAA